In one window of Pseudobdellovibrionaceae bacterium DNA:
- a CDS encoding putative porin: MRALSSVLGFILLFIGNVSFAAFPESLSFNGDLRYRHESRQVEGQRYRPWNSFRVRFNALTKVNDTTEAKLQFTSGDGQPRGMNQKLSDGFSKKPFNISLAYIDWKPMAGGQVHAGKVPLPLYKPGNSDLIFDHDVTPEGVAVKYEMGSTWKPFFSAFNFWLKEDSGGDDAHLVGGQVGVKSEMGSHKMSLELARYSYLGAKGSAAFYSGYENNNTVSGGLYSFDYDINEVGFDYALSTAWGPLSLCGQYVFNSAIDTDNTGYYVGVGLGSTKNVGDFKFDLNYRHIEKDAAVGVFIDSDFAGGKTDSNGSKVRVAYKMAENSFFALSHFVNKNSVSTSNPSKFDKTMFDFWVTY, from the coding sequence ATGCGGGCACTGAGTAGCGTATTAGGATTCATTTTATTGTTTATTGGCAACGTTAGTTTTGCCGCATTTCCTGAAAGCTTATCTTTCAATGGTGACTTACGTTACAGACACGAAAGTCGACAAGTTGAGGGGCAGCGGTATCGCCCATGGAACTCCTTTCGCGTGCGTTTCAATGCACTCACTAAGGTCAACGACACCACAGAGGCCAAGTTACAGTTCACCTCAGGCGATGGCCAACCCCGGGGCATGAATCAAAAATTATCAGACGGTTTTTCGAAAAAACCATTTAATATTAGTCTTGCCTACATTGATTGGAAGCCGATGGCAGGCGGGCAAGTGCATGCGGGCAAAGTGCCGCTGCCGCTTTATAAACCAGGCAACAGCGATTTGATATTTGATCATGATGTGACTCCAGAAGGTGTGGCTGTGAAGTATGAAATGGGTTCCACCTGGAAACCTTTTTTTAGCGCATTTAATTTTTGGTTAAAAGAAGATTCCGGAGGCGATGACGCTCACCTGGTTGGCGGCCAGGTGGGAGTGAAGTCTGAAATGGGATCTCATAAAATGTCCTTAGAGTTGGCCAGGTATTCTTATTTGGGAGCAAAGGGCTCTGCCGCGTTTTACTCGGGATATGAAAATAATAATACAGTTTCTGGTGGGCTCTATTCTTTTGACTACGATATTAATGAGGTGGGTTTTGATTACGCATTGAGCACGGCATGGGGGCCGCTGTCCCTTTGTGGTCAGTATGTTTTTAACTCAGCCATTGATACAGACAACACGGGATATTATGTGGGCGTGGGTTTGGGATCCACCAAAAACGTGGGTGATTTTAAATTCGACCTTAACTATCGGCATATTGAAAAAGATGCCGCGGTGGGGGTGTTTATCGATTCGGACTTTGCCGGAGGCAAGACAGACTCCAATGGGTCTAAAGTGAGAGTGGCTTATAAAATGGCCGAGAACAGTTTTTTTGCTCTTAGTCACTTTGTGAATAAGAATTCCGTTTCCACAAGCAATCCCAGCAAATTTGATAAAACCATGTTTGACTTCTGGGTGACCTATTAA